From Candidatus Effluviviaceae Genus V sp., a single genomic window includes:
- a CDS encoding S8 family serine peptidase has protein sequence MEGASRMRPRFLALFLTLTVSVAPAAALTAATGDVLERERRDAPTAGRFWVFFEDKGIPSGERAAALDEARAVLTERALARRARVGMELNENDLPVVEAYVDAVAGTGVEIVTRSRWLNAVSVRGDDTALAELAAFPFVREVRPVGRGTKELPEITPAEPATDLPAPRGRSLDYGSSQSQLEQIQVPLLHDDGFDGSGVLIAMLDTGFDTDHEAFRHLDIVGERDFINDDTETANEPGDPSGQDSHGTATLSCVGAMKEGVIYGGSYNASFLLAKTEIVDQEIQVEEDYWVEAVEWADSLGADVVSSSLGYLYWYTYEDMDGETAVTTVAADMAAARGMLCVNSMGNEGNDPWLYMIAPADGDSVLSVGAVDSSGIRTAFSSVGPTYDGRIKPDVMALGLYAFVATTADTASYGSSSGTSFSCPLTAGAVGLLLQGHPDWTPCETIAALRSTGTLSSSPDTLMGWGIVQAHDAMYSAPLDVPEEGGRDRLIVMSRPNPSSGATTLSFTNERAGRVRVSVHDVAGRRVSVLANRPMQAGPVSLTWDGTGGDGQRAASGIYFLRVETPVRTGTSRIALLR, from the coding sequence ATGGAAGGAGCCTCTCGCATGCGCCCCCGTTTCCTCGCCCTGTTCCTGACTCTGACAGTGTCGGTCGCTCCGGCCGCCGCGCTCACGGCGGCGACGGGCGACGTGCTCGAGAGGGAGCGCCGGGACGCACCAACGGCCGGCCGCTTCTGGGTCTTCTTCGAGGACAAGGGCATCCCGTCCGGAGAGCGGGCCGCGGCACTCGACGAGGCGCGCGCCGTCCTCACGGAGCGCGCGCTCGCCCGACGGGCCCGCGTCGGAATGGAGCTCAACGAGAACGACCTTCCTGTGGTGGAGGCGTACGTCGACGCCGTCGCGGGCACCGGCGTCGAGATCGTCACACGGAGCCGCTGGCTCAACGCCGTCTCCGTCCGCGGCGACGACACAGCGCTCGCCGAGCTCGCCGCATTTCCGTTCGTCCGAGAGGTCCGTCCGGTCGGGCGGGGCACGAAGGAGCTTCCGGAGATCACGCCCGCGGAGCCGGCGACCGATCTGCCGGCGCCGCGCGGGAGGTCGCTCGACTACGGCTCGTCGCAGAGCCAGCTCGAGCAGATCCAGGTCCCCCTTCTTCACGACGACGGCTTCGACGGCAGCGGCGTTCTCATCGCGATGCTCGATACGGGTTTCGATACCGACCATGAAGCGTTCCGTCACCTCGACATCGTCGGGGAGCGCGACTTCATCAACGACGACACCGAGACGGCGAACGAACCCGGTGACCCCTCGGGGCAGGACAGCCACGGAACCGCGACGCTGTCGTGCGTCGGAGCCATGAAGGAGGGCGTCATCTACGGAGGCTCGTACAACGCGAGCTTCCTTCTGGCCAAGACCGAGATCGTCGACCAGGAGATCCAGGTCGAGGAGGATTACTGGGTCGAGGCCGTCGAGTGGGCCGACAGCCTGGGTGCCGACGTCGTCTCGAGCTCGCTGGGGTATCTCTACTGGTACACGTACGAGGACATGGACGGCGAGACGGCCGTCACGACCGTCGCGGCCGATATGGCGGCCGCGAGGGGTATGCTCTGCGTCAACTCGATGGGCAACGAGGGCAATGACCCCTGGCTCTACATGATCGCCCCGGCGGACGGCGACAGCGTGCTTTCAGTCGGTGCGGTCGACTCGTCCGGCATCCGCACGGCGTTCAGCTCCGTCGGTCCGACCTATGACGGCCGCATCAAACCGGATGTCATGGCGCTCGGGCTCTACGCGTTCGTGGCGACGACGGCCGACACCGCAAGCTACGGAAGCTCCAGCGGGACGTCGTTCTCGTGTCCGCTGACCGCCGGTGCCGTGGGGCTTCTGCTCCAGGGACATCCCGACTGGACCCCGTGCGAGACGATCGCGGCGCTCCGTTCGACAGGCACGTTGTCAAGCTCTCCGGACACGCTGATGGGGTGGGGCATCGTGCAGGCACACGACGCCATGTACTCCGCGCCGCTCGACGTTCCCGAGGAAGGCGGGCGCGACAGGCTGATCGTCATGTCGCGGCCGAACCCCTCCTCGGGCGCCACGACGCTCTCGTTCACGAACGAGCGGGCCGGGCGCGTCCGCGTCTCCGTCCATGACGTCGCCGGCAGGCGGGTGAGCGTGCTTGCGAACCGTCCGATGCAGGCCGGACCCGTCTCGCTCACGTGGGACGGTACCGGAGGCGACGGACAGCGTGCGGCGAGCGGCATCTACTTCCTGCGGGTCGAGACCCCCGTTCGAACCGGAACTTCCAGAATCGCGCTCCTCAGGTAG
- a CDS encoding methyltransferase domain-containing protein, translated as MASSRRIGRAISNGRVARLAERFYPDRLTADADEAFFHWIRSKLPERADVLEIGAGPGHTRVHGLRTTSRSVTGIDLDPAVLSNPSLTRALVSGFETMPFPDEAFDAVIANNVVEHLDDPVALVVASIRVLRKGGSLYLKTPNLDHYVGVAGRLTPHWFHVAYNHRRGRPEGETHRTRYRMNTVRAISRCAHRCGLDAEVRTFEGTPEYLISNPGLFLAGVLYERAVNAASLLRPFRCVLLARLTRV; from the coding sequence ATGGCGTCGTCGCGTCGAATCGGGAGAGCGATCTCCAATGGACGCGTGGCGCGTCTGGCCGAGCGATTCTACCCGGACCGGCTCACGGCCGACGCCGACGAGGCGTTCTTCCACTGGATCCGGAGCAAGCTCCCCGAACGCGCCGATGTCCTGGAGATCGGTGCCGGCCCCGGGCACACCCGGGTCCACGGGCTGCGCACGACGTCCCGGAGCGTGACCGGCATCGACCTCGACCCGGCGGTCCTCTCGAATCCGTCGCTCACCCGCGCTCTCGTCTCCGGGTTCGAGACGATGCCCTTTCCCGATGAGGCCTTCGACGCGGTGATCGCGAACAACGTCGTCGAGCATCTCGATGATCCGGTCGCGCTCGTCGTCGCCTCGATTCGGGTTCTGCGGAAGGGCGGGTCGCTCTATCTGAAGACCCCGAACCTCGACCACTACGTCGGTGTTGCGGGACGACTGACGCCTCACTGGTTCCACGTTGCGTACAATCACCGTCGCGGTCGGCCGGAGGGCGAGACGCACAGGACGCGCTACCGCATGAACACCGTCCGGGCCATCAGTCGCTGCGCTCACAGGTGCGGACTCGATGCCGAGGTCCGCACGTTCGAGGGGACCCCCGAGTACCTCATCTCCAACCCTGGGCTCTTCCTCGCGGGCGTGCTCTACGAGCGCGCGGTCAACGCCGCGTCTCTGCTGCGCCCCTTCCGGTGCGTGCTGCTGGCGCGGCTGACCCGTGTCTGA
- a CDS encoding sugar transporter encodes MMICRKRSLRALAVAVAALSLSLPAIAQTPTEAQLDVLRSLPQAERERLLREYGVVPESATSPERDVSTPDVTSPRQQETSDLERRLSGDEAPAVPDTLGSPLAETPEGESIRSAFENFVSEAEPLVVDRDLRQFGYELFAGAPTTFAPATDIPVSPDYIIGPGDEVVVQLYGKTNRTTTLTVDRDGVIAFPELGPITVAGLTFREMKETIARDVERRMIGVEVSVSMGRLRSIRIFVLGEVFQPGSYTVSGLSTLTNALLASGGVRKIGSLRDVQLKREGELVATLDLYDLLLEGDTSGDVRLMPGDVVFVPPVGPMVGVAGEVLRPAIYEIDDGTTVAELLELAGGFTPTAHDGLLQLERVEKSGRTTYDLSLAATDLWTVQDGDLVKVYPVRDREENVVFLTGNVVRPGKRQHFDGMRVLDLIPESEDLLPETYFDYALIERENELTREPEYVGFDLGGAL; translated from the coding sequence ATGATGATCTGCCGGAAGCGCAGCCTGCGTGCCCTGGCGGTCGCAGTCGCCGCTCTCAGCCTCTCCCTTCCCGCAATCGCGCAGACACCCACCGAAGCCCAGCTGGACGTCCTGAGAAGCCTGCCGCAGGCGGAGCGAGAGCGCCTGCTCCGGGAGTACGGCGTCGTTCCGGAGTCGGCGACGTCGCCGGAACGCGACGTCAGCACGCCGGACGTCACGTCGCCGCGGCAGCAGGAGACGAGCGACCTGGAGCGTCGCCTCTCCGGAGATGAGGCGCCGGCCGTGCCCGACACGCTCGGGTCGCCGCTCGCGGAGACCCCTGAGGGCGAGAGCATCCGGAGCGCGTTCGAGAACTTCGTGTCGGAGGCCGAGCCGCTGGTCGTCGACCGCGACCTCCGCCAGTTCGGATACGAGCTCTTCGCCGGGGCGCCGACGACCTTCGCGCCGGCCACCGACATCCCCGTGAGCCCGGACTACATCATCGGCCCCGGCGACGAGGTCGTCGTCCAGCTCTACGGCAAGACGAACAGGACGACCACGCTGACGGTCGACCGCGACGGGGTCATCGCCTTCCCCGAGCTCGGTCCCATCACCGTGGCCGGCCTCACGTTCCGCGAGATGAAAGAAACGATCGCCCGGGACGTGGAGCGTCGGATGATTGGCGTCGAGGTCAGCGTTTCCATGGGTCGACTGCGGTCGATCCGGATCTTCGTTCTCGGAGAGGTCTTTCAGCCCGGGAGCTACACGGTCAGCGGGCTCTCGACACTGACCAACGCCCTGCTCGCCAGCGGCGGGGTGCGTAAGATCGGGAGCCTCCGGGACGTTCAGCTCAAGCGCGAAGGGGAGCTGGTAGCGACGCTCGATCTCTACGACCTGCTGCTCGAGGGCGACACGTCCGGTGACGTACGCCTGATGCCGGGCGACGTCGTCTTCGTTCCGCCGGTCGGTCCGATGGTGGGAGTCGCCGGCGAGGTCCTGAGACCGGCGATCTACGAGATCGACGACGGCACGACCGTGGCCGAGCTCCTCGAGCTTGCCGGCGGATTCACACCGACCGCCCATGACGGTCTGCTGCAGCTCGAGCGCGTCGAGAAGTCAGGGAGGACGACCTACGACCTGTCGCTGGCGGCGACCGATCTGTGGACCGTGCAGGACGGCGACCTCGTGAAGGTCTACCCCGTGCGCGACCGGGAGGAGAACGTCGTCTTCCTGACCGGCAACGTCGTCCGTCCGGGCAAGCGCCAGCACTTCGACGGGATGCGGGTACTGGACCTCATCCCGGAGTCTGAGGACCTTCTTCCAGAGACGTACTTCGACTACGCGCTCATCGAGCGGGAGAACGAGCTCACCCGTGAACCGGAGTACGTTGGGTTCGACCTCGGCGGGGCGCT